In Apium graveolens cultivar Ventura chromosome 10, ASM990537v1, whole genome shotgun sequence, the following are encoded in one genomic region:
- the LOC141692005 gene encoding uncharacterized protein LOC141692005, producing MPSGPAKVYPEAGRKMSPIFRVAKKRPEQEAEYEALISGLKLAKSLGISKMIIYSDSHIVVKQTSGEYIAKDPTLAQYQVMVRNILEVTPNITLLQINREENSKVDELSKLVQNTSDLASSVYFEELKVPSPERAEVLCIGSPDNWMTPYIAYLRDGTLPEDQNKARYLKHKVARFFLKDGQLYRRTFSAPTLKCVDPDEANYCL from the exons ATGCCTAGCGGCCCTGCGAAGGTTTATCCCGAAGCTGGCAGAAAGATGTCTCCCATTTTTCGAGTTGCTAAAAAGCGCCCGGAACAAGAA GCTGAATATGAGGCACTCATCTCCGGGCTCAAATTGGCAAAATCTCTTGGTATTTCAAAGATGATCATCTACAGTGATTCTCATATCGTGGTCAAGCAAACCAGTGGTGAATATATCGCGAAAGATCCAACATTGGCACAGTACCAGGTAATGGTACGGAATATCTTGGAAGTCACTCCCAACATCACCCTACTTCAGATCAACAGAGAAGAGAACTCCAAAGTAGATGAGCTGTCCAAGCTCGTGCAGAATACTTCGGACCTCGCCAGTTCAGTATACTTCGAAGAACTCAAAGTACCCAGCCCAGAGCGAGCTGAAGTCCTGTGTATCGGGAGCCCAGACAATTGGATGACTCCCTACATAGCTTACTTAAGAGATGGGACGCTCCCGGAAGACCAGAACAAGGCCAGGTACTTAAAGCACAAAGTTGCTCgtttcttcctgaaagatggCCAGTTATACAGAAGAACCTTCTCAGCACCCACCCTGAAATGCGTGGACCCAGATGAGGCCAATTATTGCCTCTGA
- the LOC141689646 gene encoding DEAD-box ATP-dependent RNA helicase 7-like — MPSLAIADNMSPEMLKKDKKKKIKEEMEIDSPIDNKSSKKEKKSEEKSKKKEKKRKVSEEDEERSDTSSERGEAVNLKKKKAKKVKLESEVEEEEVKEENPNAVSNFRISEPLREKLREKGIEALFPIQAMTFDIILDGTDLVGRARTGQGKTLAFVLPILESLTNGALKASRKTGYGRSPSVIVLLPTRELATQVAADFEVYGGSLGLNSVCLYGGAPYNSQQIQLKRGVDIVVGTPGRIKDHIERGNVDFSSLKFRVLDEADEMLRMGFVEDVEYILGKVEDTKQVQTLLFSATLPVWVKQIATKFLKPDKKTADLVGNEKMKASASVRHIVIPCSSSARAQLIPDIIRCYSSGGRTIVFTETKDDASQLAGILPGARALHGDIQQATREVTLKGFRSGKFLALVATNVAARGLDINDVQLIIQCEPPRDVEAYIHRSGRTGRAGKTGIAVMLYDPRRSNFSRIERESGVKFEHMAAPQPTDIATAAGLEAVEAINEISDSVIPVFKSAAEELMSTSGLTPVELLAKALAKTTGYTEIKSRSLLTSMENFSTVLLEAGRPIYTPSVAFSILRQFLPEQKVETVKGLALTADGRGAVFDVSAADLDTFLAGQENATGVSLTVVKELPELQEKDQSQRGRFGGGRGFGGGRFSGGRGGGYRNDRFSRGRGGGRNNRW, encoded by the exons ATGCCTTCTCTAGCAATCGCCGATAACATGTCACCGGAGATGCTAAAAAAAGATAaaaagaaaaagataaaagaagAGATGGAGATTGACTCACCAATTGATAACAAGAGCTCAAAAAAAGAGAAGAAGAGCGAGGAGAAGAGtaagaagaaggagaagaagaggAAGGTGAGTGAGGAGGATGAGGAGAGGAGCGATACGAGCTCGGAGCGAGGCGAGGCGGTtaatttgaagaagaagaaagcgAAGAAAGTGAAATTGGAGAGCGAGGTTGAGGAGGAAGAGGTGAAGGAGGAGAATCCGAATGCGGTGTCGAATTTTAGGATTTCGGAGCCGTTGAGGGAGAAATTGAGGGAGAAGGGGATTGAGGCGTTGTTTCCGATTCAGGCGATGACGTTTGATATTATACTTGATGGTACTGATTTGGTTGGGAGAGCTAGGACTGGTCAg GGTAAAACCTTGGCATTCGTGTTGCCCATATTGGAGTCCTTAACAAATGGAGCCTTAAAGGCATCTCGAAAGACTGGTTATGGGAGGTCTCCAAGTGTTATTGTGTTATTACCTACCAGGGAGTTGGCAACGCAG GTGGCTGCCGATTTTGAAGTCTATGGTGGGTCTTTAGGGTTGAACTCGGTCTGTTTATATGGGGGAGCCCCCTATAACTCTCAGCAAATTCAGCTGAAGAGAGGGGTTGATATAGTTGTGGGAACACCCGGTCGTATAAAG GATCACATTGAAAGAGGCAATGTTGATTTTAGTTCGTTGAAGTTTCGTGTCCTCGATGAAGCTGATGAAATGCTAAGGATGGGTTTTGTTGAAGATGTGGAATATATTCTAG GTAAAGTTGAAGACACAAAGCAAGTCCAAACACTTTTATTCAGCGCAACATTGCCAGTTTGGGTGAAGCAG ATCGCAACAAAGTTTTTAAAGCCAGATAAGAAAACTGCAGATCTTGTTGGTAATGAAAAAATGAAGGCTAGTGCAAGTGTCAGACATATTGTTATCCCCTGCTCTAGTTCAGCCAGAGCACAGCTTATTCCAGATATTATTCGCTGTTATAGCAG TGGGGGCCGTACAATAGTTTTCACGGAGACTAAAGACGATGCTTCTCAGCTAGCTGGCATATTGCCTGGAGCACGTGCCTTGCACGGGGACATTCAACAGGCCACACGCGAG GTTACACTTAAGGGATTCAGATCAGGAAAATTTTTGGCGTTGGTGGCCACCAATGTGGCAGCACGAGGACTAGATATTAACGATGTTCAGTTGATCATTCAG TGTGAACCACCGCGTGATGTAGAAGCATATATCCACCGATCTGGACGGACGGGTAGAGCAG GGAAAACGGGTATTGCTGTTATGCTTTATGATCCAAGGAGGTCAAACTTTTCCAGGATAGAAAGAGAATCTGGTGTAAAGTTCGAGCACATGGCTGCTCCCCAGCCAACTGATATTGCTACGGCTGCTGGTTTAGAAGCTGTAGAAGCAATTAATGAAATTTCTGATAG TGTAATTCCGGTCTTTAAGTCTGCTGCGGAGGAGCTAATGAGTACATCTGGTCTGACACCAGTAGAACTGCTGGCAAAGGCGCTTGCCAAAACCACT GGTTATACTGAGATTAAGAGCAGGTCGCTTCTTACTTCTATGGAAAACTTCTCCACAGTACTTCTAGAGGCTGGAAGGCCTATTTACACACCATC TGTTGCTTTTAGTATCTTGCGGCAGTTCTTACCTGAACAGAAAGTTGAGACTGTCAAGGGTCTTGCTCTTACAGCCGATGGGAGGGGAGCTGTATTTGACGTGTCTGCAGCAGATTTGGACACATTTCTTGCTG GTCAGGAAAATGCAACTGGTGTTAGTCTGACGGTGGTGAAAGAACTGCCGGAGTTGCAAGAGAAGGATCAGTCTCAAAGGGGAAGATTTGGAGGGGGACGTGGTTTTGGTGGAGGTAGATTCTCTGGAGGAAGAGGCGGTGGATATAGAAATGACAGATTTTCACGTGGGAGAGGTGGTGGTAGAAACAACAGATGGTGA
- the LOC141692007 gene encoding LOW QUALITY PROTEIN: subtilisin-like protease SBT1.3 (The sequence of the model RefSeq protein was modified relative to this genomic sequence to represent the inferred CDS: inserted 3 bases in 2 codons; deleted 11 bases in 6 codons; substituted 4 bases at 4 genomic stop codons) has translation MAAGLWEWTQVFGLGVVDTGIWPESQRFNDSGLPPVPSLEEWKGTCETGCGFDNTHCNRKIVEQQLLVLQCEVIXAKINERKLYKSRRDEDGHGTHTTATVAGAPVRGANLLGYIQDTARAMAPGARVAAYKVCWDARCLISDVIAAIDQAVTNGVNVLSISLALSTSSYQTDSLSIATFGALEKGVFISLEXNSGPTPDCLVNVSPWLTTVEASTMDREFPSTVKLGSGLKLTGDSLYKGQKKLSSRKQYPLVYLGSNSSIQDPSSLCSXDTLNSKVVXGKIVICNRGITNRVEIGQVVKNAGGVGMILANTAENGEELIADCYTLPAVDVGDKAGAEIKQYAMTNSHPTATLSFRHGTRLGIKPSPVVTAFSARGPNDLNLEVLKPEXVAPGVTILAAWTXREVSPSSLVTDKRIVDFNVLSGTSMSCPHVSCIAALIKARHSLDWSPAAIKSLDALMTTAYIHDNIRKALNTGPIYDLRFLCTQISSEDMLVFARFSNRTCQHRLTGLADHTRNYLILQGYNLRQEITSRTPVEINP, from the exons ATGGCAGCCGGGCTTTGGGAGTGGACTCAAGTCTTCGGTTTGGGAGTAGTTGATACCGGGATATGGCCTGAGAGCCAGAGATTCAATGACAGTGGCTTGCCACCTGTTCCA TCCCTGGAAGAGTGGAAGGGTACATGTGAAACAGGCTGTGGATTTGATAATACACATTGCAATAGAAAAATTGTCG AGCAACAGTTGCTGGTGCTCCAGTGCGAGGTGATATGAGCAAAGATCAATGAAAGAAAGCTGTATAAATCACGACGAGATGAAGACGGACATGGCACACACACAACAGCAACAGTTGCTGGTGCTCCAGTGCGAGGTGCGAACCTATTAGGCTACATTCAGGACACAGCCAGAGCAATGGCTCCTGGTGCAAGAGTAGCAGCATACAAAGTCTGTTGGGATGCTCGATGTCTCATCTCTGATGTTATTGCAGCAATTGACCAAGCTGTCACCAATGGAGTAAATGTTCTGTCCATATCTTTAGCCCTTTCAACCTCATCTTATCAAACTGACAGTCTGTCCATAGCCACTTTTGGGGCTTTGGAGAAAGGAGTATTTATTTCTTTGGA AAATAGTGGGCCTACTCCAGATTGTCTAGTAAATGTATCACCATGGCTTACTACAGTTGAAGCCAGCACAATGGATAGAGAATTCCCATCTACTGTAAAGCTTGGGAGTGGTCTAAAACTAACAGGAGATTCACTTTACAAAGGCCAGAAGAAGCTGTCATCGAGAAAACAGTACCCACTGGTGTACCTGGGAAGTAAT TCCAGCATCCAGGATCCGAGTTCATTGTGTTCGTAGGACACCTTAAATTCAAAAGTTGTTTAAGGCAAGATAGTGATATGCAACCGAGGTATTACAAATCGAGTTGAAATAGGCCAAGTGGTGAAAAATGCTGGCGGGGTTGGAATGATCTTAGCCAACACTGCTGAGAATGGAGAAGAATTGATAGCGGATTGTTACACGCTCCCCGCTGTTGACGTTGGTGACAAGGCAGGGGCAGAAATTAAGCAATATGCAATGACTAATTCACATCCTACTGCAACCCTTTCGTTTCGT CATGGGACCAGATTAGGAATAAAGCCTTCCCCAGTGGTGACTGCATTTTCAGCAAGAGGGCCTAATGACCTGAATTTAGAGGTTCTCAAGCCCG TAGTTGCACCAGGGGTGACCATACTTGCTGCCTGGACT TGAAGAGAAGTTAGTCCCTCAAGCTTGGTAACCGATAAACGAATAGTAGATTTTAATGTCCTATCTGGAACTTCCATGTCCTGCCCACATGTGAGTTGCATTGCTGCATTGATAAAGGCAAGGCATTCA CTGGACTGGAGTCCCGCTGCTATAAAATCG CTTGATGCCTTGATGACTACAGCTTATATCCATGATAACATACGAAAAGCTTTAAACACCGGTCCGATATATGATCTCAGATTCTTGTGCACTCAAATAAGCTCTGAAGACATGCTGGTTTTTGCTAGATTCTCCAACAGGACTTGCCAACACAGACTAACCGGTCTAGCGGATCACACCAGAAATTATCTTATCTTACAGGGTTACAATCTTAGACAAGAAATTACAAGCAGGACCCCAGTCGAGATAAATCCATAG